From Spirosoma agri, one genomic window encodes:
- a CDS encoding acyl carrier protein: protein MSTIASIQDRIREIVIDVLQADGAPVELTAETPFFGTEDHPGVIQDSLAILEIASRLAEEFGLMPSDLGEEAFQNLTTLSEQVALKVQENELAAV from the coding sequence ATGTCAACTATTGCAAGCATCCAGGACCGCATTCGTGAAATTGTAATCGACGTTTTACAGGCTGATGGCGCCCCCGTCGAACTAACCGCCGAAACCCCCTTCTTTGGCACGGAAGATCATCCGGGCGTTATTCAGGATTCCCTGGCTATTCTGGAGATTGCCTCCCGGCTGGCCGAAGAGTTTGGCCTGATGCCTTCCGATCTGGGCGAAGAAGCCTTCCAGAACCTGACCACGTTGAGCGAGCAGGTTGCGCTCAAAGTTCAGGAAAATGAACTGGCTGCTGTATAA
- a CDS encoding 4'-phosphopantetheinyl transferase family protein yields the protein MALSTFSVYWADLTAAHRSEADVARLPVPVRPYRTAQSRQLSMLSKWLLHYALHHQPPHPNEPLVSLRYHVNGKPYLSDSRYAFSLSHSGQLAACVITPRRAVGIDIQKRVQLRPGAEGLFLSQEERERMMGEDILSLWSQKEAAYKALGHELDARLTDFRFEQVQQLRCRDVVVRLIPVLTNPNYIGYVAYEAGDENDLMTVQLECL from the coding sequence ATGGCCCTTTCTACGTTTTCTGTTTACTGGGCTGATCTGACGGCTGCCCACCGTTCAGAAGCTGACGTAGCTCGCTTGCCCGTGCCGGTACGCCCGTATCGAACGGCCCAGTCCCGGCAGCTGTCCATGTTGAGCAAGTGGCTATTGCACTACGCGCTACACCACCAGCCGCCCCACCCCAACGAACCCCTGGTTAGTCTGCGCTATCATGTAAACGGGAAACCGTACCTGTCGGATAGCCGGTATGCGTTCAGTTTGTCGCATTCAGGGCAGTTAGCCGCCTGTGTTATAACCCCCCGCCGGGCCGTTGGTATCGACATTCAGAAGCGGGTTCAGTTACGGCCCGGAGCTGAAGGACTATTTCTCTCGCAGGAGGAACGCGAACGGATGATGGGTGAAGATATCCTGTCGCTCTGGTCGCAGAAAGAAGCGGCTTACAAGGCACTTGGCCATGAACTGGATGCCCGCCTGACCGATTTCCGGTTCGAGCAGGTGCAGCAACTTCGCTGTCGGGATGTCGTGGTGCGACTGATCCCGGTGCTGACAAACCCGAATTACATCGGTTACGTGGCTTACGAAGCTGGGGACGAAAATGACCTCATGACGGTGCAGCTTGAATGTCTCTGA
- a CDS encoding TonB-dependent receptor — protein MKHNTHKLILGLVIVLFGSVQAQTIRGTVVQERTQLPITNAEVLLANGSEQRVWSDSTGHFTLSLAAPGRYRLLVRADGYHLQLVDNVLVTTAKETIADVSLTESTQLLDEVNVRASKAATASGIDYVSVSGQTFDLEQTTRFAGSRNDPSRMAMNFAGVVGNNDTRNDIVVRGNAPNGLLWRIEGIDVPNPNHFGAMGATGGPVPILNSQTLKTSSFLTGAFPAAYGNALSGVFDLQLRNGNERKREHTFQVGFTGFEAGSEGPLSKKNKSSYLIHYRYSVLGLLGKVGLHFGTGTATPNYQDLTVKLNFPTTKGNTFSLFGVGGKNSTVFDNTASAYSDAGTYNDYRTAMGVVGATYTAQFMTRTTLRLTTAFTGTQVGNRYDTLGRDGTLQANYRDQSQYTKATAHAQLTHRYSAESSLLAGVIASTYWFSFHDSTQVPAGMRALRSADASTQTYQGYLQWQYRPTNRLTLNMGLHTTHLSLNRQTVVEPRLGLQYQLWRGTTLSAGVGNYSRWQDWMLYFNQQHADNQLDRLPNQSLGFSKSRQAVLGLTQQIGTDWRLKAETYYQYLYNIPVDQTPSYYSALNEGATFFTTSRTGLINAGTGRNYGAELTIEKLFSRQYYLLSTLSVFNSEYRTLLDQWHPTAFANQYVWNALGGYEWTVGSRNALAIDVKNTMAGGRRYTPIDLVRSRQENATVTDGQRPFANQLPAYWRTDIKLSYRRNRPKATFEWSIDIQNAFNHTNAYQMLYSNRLNALAYTLQMGRYFLVNHRINF, from the coding sequence ATGAAACACAACACACATAAACTAATCCTGGGGCTAGTCATCGTCTTGTTCGGGAGTGTTCAGGCGCAGACGATCCGGGGAACGGTCGTTCAGGAACGGACCCAGCTACCCATTACCAACGCGGAGGTGTTACTGGCCAATGGATCAGAACAGCGGGTCTGGTCGGATAGTACGGGACACTTTACGTTGTCGCTAGCCGCTCCGGGTCGTTATCGGCTGTTGGTCAGGGCCGATGGTTATCATTTGCAGTTGGTAGACAACGTACTGGTTACGACGGCAAAGGAAACAATAGCCGACGTTTCACTGACCGAATCGACGCAGTTACTGGATGAAGTAAACGTGCGCGCCAGCAAAGCAGCGACGGCCTCCGGGATTGATTACGTATCGGTAAGTGGGCAGACGTTCGATCTGGAACAGACAACGCGTTTTGCCGGAAGTCGCAACGACCCGTCCCGGATGGCCATGAACTTTGCAGGTGTGGTCGGTAACAACGACACCCGAAACGATATTGTCGTGCGGGGCAATGCACCAAATGGTCTTTTGTGGCGAATTGAGGGGATCGACGTGCCGAACCCGAATCATTTTGGGGCGATGGGCGCAACGGGAGGACCGGTTCCTATTTTGAACAGTCAGACGCTAAAAACATCGTCGTTCTTGACCGGTGCGTTCCCGGCGGCTTACGGCAATGCGTTGTCGGGTGTGTTCGATCTTCAGTTGCGGAATGGTAATGAACGCAAGCGAGAACACACGTTTCAGGTCGGGTTCACCGGTTTTGAAGCTGGTTCGGAAGGACCTTTATCCAAGAAAAATAAGTCGAGTTACCTTATTCATTACCGCTACAGCGTGTTGGGCTTACTCGGAAAAGTAGGACTTCATTTTGGAACGGGTACTGCTACGCCCAATTACCAGGATTTGACGGTCAAACTTAATTTCCCCACGACGAAGGGAAATACATTCAGTCTATTCGGGGTTGGTGGGAAGAACAGTACCGTGTTCGATAATACGGCGAGTGCCTACAGCGATGCCGGAACCTACAACGACTATCGAACGGCAATGGGCGTCGTGGGGGCTACCTACACTGCTCAGTTCATGACCCGCACAACGCTCCGGCTAACAACGGCCTTCACCGGTACGCAGGTCGGCAATCGCTACGATACACTTGGCCGGGATGGAACTCTTCAGGCAAATTACCGCGATCAATCGCAGTACACGAAAGCGACGGCTCACGCTCAACTGACGCATCGATACTCGGCGGAAAGCAGCCTGCTCGCGGGAGTTATCGCGTCTACGTATTGGTTCTCCTTTCACGACAGCACGCAGGTTCCGGCCGGGATGCGGGCGTTGCGGAGTGCGGACGCGTCGACCCAAACGTACCAGGGTTACCTTCAATGGCAGTACCGGCCAACCAATCGCCTGACATTGAACATGGGCTTACACACAACGCATCTGAGCCTAAACCGGCAAACGGTTGTGGAACCGCGACTCGGGTTGCAGTACCAGCTTTGGCGGGGAACCACACTAAGCGCGGGCGTTGGCAACTACAGTCGCTGGCAGGACTGGATGCTTTACTTCAATCAGCAGCACGCGGATAATCAACTGGATCGATTGCCCAATCAATCGCTTGGTTTCTCAAAAAGTCGGCAGGCTGTACTGGGCCTGACCCAGCAGATCGGAACCGACTGGCGACTGAAAGCAGAAACATACTACCAATACCTCTACAACATTCCCGTTGACCAAACCCCATCTTATTACTCAGCGCTGAACGAAGGAGCTACCTTTTTTACAACCTCCCGGACGGGGCTGATCAATGCTGGAACCGGTCGAAATTACGGGGCTGAACTGACCATCGAGAAGCTATTTAGCCGACAGTACTACCTGCTCTCCACGTTGTCTGTCTTCAACAGCGAATACCGAACCTTGCTGGACCAATGGCATCCTACCGCCTTTGCCAATCAATACGTCTGGAATGCGTTGGGCGGCTATGAGTGGACCGTTGGCTCCCGAAATGCACTGGCAATTGACGTCAAAAATACGATGGCTGGCGGACGACGCTACACACCCATCGATCTGGTTCGATCGCGGCAGGAAAACGCCACCGTTACCGACGGTCAACGACCTTTTGCCAATCAATTACCCGCCTACTGGCGCACCGATATTAAGCTTTCCTACCGGCGCAACCGACCCAAAGCAACCTTCGAGTGGTCGATTGATATTCAGAATGCGTTTAATCACACAAATGCCTATCAAATGCTCTACAGTAATCGCCTGAATGCACTGGCGTATACACTACAAATGGGGCGTTATTTTCTTGTCAATCATCGGATTAATTTTTAA
- a CDS encoding thioesterase II family protein codes for METIRLFCFPFAAGSCYSYQPLIRQAPPGITWIPMDYPGRGRRLFEPALRTLDAVVDDLFERLKFQLTGPFAFFGHSMGSLVAYRLSCRLRAEGMTPPLHLFLSGRGGASIPEKQRNAKNMTRQEIINEVQEMDGDVSVLLKNPRSFDLYENVLRADMMALESYVYAQTGPAALAIPATVFIGDRDIYTPDEAARWQEDFTHPIDMHVLPGGHFFLFDNGPLIHQAVYKALRSLPTDSAQRYETQHT; via the coding sequence ATGGAAACCATTCGTTTGTTCTGTTTCCCGTTCGCGGCTGGTAGCTGTTACTCCTACCAGCCGCTGATCCGGCAGGCTCCGCCCGGTATTACCTGGATACCAATGGACTACCCAGGGCGGGGCCGTCGCCTGTTTGAACCCGCGTTGCGTACGCTCGATGCCGTAGTCGATGATTTATTCGAGCGGCTGAAATTTCAACTGACCGGTCCGTTCGCCTTTTTCGGACATAGCATGGGTAGTCTGGTGGCTTATCGGCTCAGTTGCCGGCTACGGGCCGAAGGAATGACGCCCCCACTGCACCTGTTTCTGTCGGGGCGGGGTGGGGCCAGTATCCCCGAAAAGCAGCGCAATGCCAAAAACATGACCCGGCAGGAGATTATCAACGAAGTACAGGAAATGGACGGCGATGTATCGGTCTTGCTCAAGAATCCACGGTCCTTCGATCTGTATGAGAACGTACTCCGGGCCGATATGATGGCGCTTGAAAGCTACGTGTATGCGCAGACGGGTCCCGCTGCGCTGGCGATACCGGCAACCGTCTTCATTGGAGATCGCGACATCTACACGCCCGATGAGGCCGCCCGCTGGCAGGAAGACTTTACCCACCCAATCGACATGCATGTACTACCCGGCGGTCATTTTTTTCTTTTCGACAACGGTCCGTTGATCCATCAGGCTGTCTACAAGGCCCTTCGTTCGTTACCAACTGATTCCGCCCAGCGTTATGAAACACAACACACATAA
- a CDS encoding class I adenylate-forming enzyme family protein, which translates to MSAYSLTDSLPIAPAYAPPDLPWNGGGGETLANVLRRRHERYPTKTALIDGKRNLTYADLWHRVDEQQQLLDRAGVQPADVVAICAPNSLDMSVLFLAVLSLGAVPFVVNYRIEVLGDLGQLNVVWFAVPRGSLAIRRQLAGVPYLTQQALDARFDLFRNTCGTSLPTGDTALLVTSSGSSGIAKVVQLTNSGTLFNIRANVDALKLRADDVTAIALPMGYSYGLIGQFLSHLYVGATVLLLDPLFFLHQMVWLFGRHRVTTLFLVPPMVRQLNYLYDRKLLPADFSTLRFVAVGGNRIETTAVRKAMQVFGCPVVKTYGLAEAGPRVATHPVHHPADPDLESVGRPNQGVRVQIIDETGDELPPGKIGTVRVHSPSVMMGYFNAPDCPSHRPRAAITTRDVGYIDPGGRLFVLGRKGDQFRIGERSYWFREVENVLYTHFAFLKIALRHTDGQIHISAIAMRDYPVRETDVYARLHDAFGPHCTHLFAFSLLRTNSLLNEK; encoded by the coding sequence ATGTCTGCTTATTCGCTGACAGATTCTCTGCCGATTGCCCCCGCCTACGCTCCCCCCGATTTGCCCTGGAACGGGGGGGGCGGGGAGACGCTGGCCAACGTTCTGCGAAGGCGACACGAGCGATACCCGACCAAAACCGCGCTGATCGACGGGAAACGAAACCTGACTTACGCCGATCTGTGGCACCGGGTTGACGAGCAGCAGCAACTGCTGGACCGGGCGGGCGTGCAACCCGCCGATGTTGTGGCCATCTGTGCGCCCAATAGTCTGGATATGAGCGTACTGTTTCTGGCGGTGCTATCACTGGGCGCTGTTCCGTTCGTGGTCAATTACCGGATTGAGGTATTGGGCGATCTGGGCCAGCTGAATGTTGTCTGGTTTGCCGTACCGCGCGGAAGTCTGGCGATCCGACGGCAACTGGCGGGGGTACCTTACCTGACGCAGCAAGCACTGGACGCGCGCTTCGATCTGTTCAGAAACACGTGTGGAACTAGTCTCCCCACCGGAGACACGGCTCTGCTGGTGACCAGCTCGGGCAGCAGCGGGATTGCCAAGGTCGTTCAGCTGACCAATTCCGGAACGTTGTTCAACATTCGCGCGAACGTCGATGCGCTGAAGCTCCGCGCTGACGACGTAACGGCAATTGCCCTGCCAATGGGCTACTCATACGGACTTATCGGTCAGTTTCTGAGCCATCTGTACGTTGGAGCCACGGTGTTGCTGCTCGATCCGCTATTTTTCCTGCACCAGATGGTCTGGCTTTTTGGTCGTCATCGTGTTACGACGCTTTTCCTGGTACCGCCGATGGTTCGTCAGTTGAATTACCTCTACGATCGAAAGCTGTTACCCGCTGACTTTTCGACCCTGCGGTTCGTAGCGGTCGGTGGAAATCGCATCGAGACAACGGCAGTCCGGAAAGCTATGCAGGTGTTTGGCTGCCCGGTCGTGAAAACGTACGGACTGGCGGAGGCTGGTCCCAGGGTGGCTACGCATCCGGTGCATCACCCCGCCGATCCGGATCTGGAATCGGTTGGGCGACCGAACCAAGGGGTTCGGGTGCAGATCATTGACGAAACCGGCGACGAGCTGCCACCGGGGAAAATCGGGACGGTTCGGGTGCACAGCCCTTCGGTCATGATGGGGTATTTCAACGCCCCCGACTGTCCGTCGCACCGGCCCCGTGCTGCCATCACAACCCGCGATGTAGGCTACATCGATCCGGGCGGCCGGTTGTTTGTGTTGGGTCGGAAAGGCGATCAGTTCCGGATTGGAGAGCGATCGTACTGGTTCCGGGAGGTCGAAAATGTGCTGTATACGCACTTCGCGTTCCTGAAAATTGCCCTGCGCCACACCGACGGACAGATCCATATCAGTGCGATTGCCATGCGCGACTATCCTGTTCGGGAAACCGATGTTTACGCCCGACTCCACGATGCGTTTGGCCCACACTGTACTCACCTGTTTGCGTTTTCGCTGTTACGTACCAACTCGCTTTTAAACGAAAAATGA